The genome window CAATTCAAGATGGCGGCGGGTAAACACCCCACTGCGCACCCGGTTGTCGGCATAAATCACGCCAACCAGTTCCTGTTTCACCCAAAGCGGCACGCAGAGAATGGCGCGTAAATTATGGGCAACCACACTGTCCTGGGTATGAAAACGGGGATCTTCCTGCGCATCGGTGGTGATAATCGGCTGTCCTTCTTTGACCACCCGATTGATAATGGTACGGCTTACGGCAAACTCAGACCTGGAAAGATTTTCACGCTCCCAATTTCGCCCGATGAGGACTTCCAGTTCTCCCGAACGTGCATTGCGCATCATCAGGAACCCTCGCTCTGCGCCGGTCAGGCGAATGATCGTATCCATCACCACCTGCAAAACCTGATCCAGTTCCAGCGAAGAATTTACTACCTGCCCCACCTGCGCCAGAGCGCGCAGATTGCGCCATTCCCCTTCCAGGGCATTGACCTGCTTGCGCAATTCAGGGAGTTCCTTTGCCATCTCCCCCACCGCCTGATAGACGCGATCGGGGATGAAAGCAGGACGATGCACAGAAAGATAGGAATGCACCTCATTAAACAAGGCAATCAGCGCGGCTAACTGCGCATCCAGCGATACCAGTGTGGATGTTGTCAGAGAACTGATCAAGGGGACCTCTCCGCTTCACCGAATTCCCATCAGCCGCGCTATCCAGCGTTGATAGCCTTTTAACCGCAACGTTGCGGCGGCTTGACGAGCCCGAGGTATATTATATCCCCGCTGGCTGTACATGGCACGCTGATACTCTTCCAAAAGGGTTTGAGCCTCCCCCGCCAGTTCCGGCAAGACCCGTTTTAAGTTTGCTACCTGCTCTGCAGGGGTGAGGTCCATACGAGGAGGAACACCCCAAACCCACAACAATTCAGGAACTACGGCGAACAAACGCTCCATGGGTGTACGAATGGCACGCTGTGACCAGTGTTTAAGCCACGCAGGAATCTGGAGTCCGCGCTTTTCGATGACCTGTTCTAACCAGACTGGGAAGGGCGTCTCTCTAAGCACCGTCTTCTTCCAGCGGCGCAAACCAAAGACAAGCGCCGTTGCCGCCGACACACCCAGCAAAACGCTCAACCCGCGTCCCGCCGCCTCTGCCGGGGTAGGCGGTTCTTCAATGGGAGCAGGCGGCTCTACCTCGCCAACGGGTCCGGCACCACTGGGGATAACCGGTGTTGGCGGGATGATGACTCCCCCCACAGAGGAATCACCTTCTCCCAGTGAGAAACGCAACTCCGGTTGAGACGCGGTTGGCTCAAAAGGCACCCAGCCAATGCCGGGGAAATACACTTCAGGCCAGGCGTGATAATCCTTGCCAATCACCGAGAAGACTTCTTCATCGCGCAGGTACGTTCCCTCGGCATAGCCCACCACCATACGCGCTGGTACTCCCACGGCGCGCAACATCAACACCTCGGCGGTAGCATAGTAGTTGCAGAATCCCGCCCGATATTCAAACAGAAACCATTCCATAGGGTCTTCGCCTTCAGGAATGGGAGGAATCATGGTTTGATAGTTTATACTGGTGCGCAACCAGCGGGTAATGGCATCCGCTTTTTCAAAGGGGGTATTTGCTTCGGCGGTAATCTGCTCTGCCAGTTGGCGGATACGCGGTGAGAAATCGGGTGGCAGTTGCAGATAACGTTGCTCCACCCAATCAGGATAGGGAAGGCTGGCTGAGGCTTGCAATTGCAACTGCGTGGGCACCGGAACAGACACCCGCAGGGAGTATGACTCCCCGGCGCCGAGGGGTGGACTGAGAATCAAGGCAGTGATATCGGGTCCCTCTGCACCGTCAGGCCCCACCATGGCTGTGACCACCCGGTTAATGGAAATCGGCGCGCCAGGAAAGTACAGCGTCCGCAAAAGGGAAATGCGATTGGTAATGTCTACCCCTATCTCGGTACGCCCCTGCCAGTCATACTGCGCCAGAGCATACCCGGCACCAAAACCCTGAGCAGTGACATCCGTAGTCACCCATTGACCGTCCAGGTAAGCGTCGTAAATGCGCCCTGCCCAGTAAAAGCGTCCACCTGCCAGCCTGCCGCGCTCGGTTTTGATGCGCAGAACCTCATCGTCACTTAACTCAGAGCCCTGTCCCAACGCCAGGGTTTCACCCAGACTTTCCACATATACCGGCGCAGGACTGTTCAGCGAGAACACTGCGTTGGAAATACGCTCCCGGAAACGGCTGAAGCGCTGAGAAAGTTCGCGCTGCTCTCGGGTGCCGGGGATGAAAGAGTTGACCAGCGTCGGACTGTACCAGCCCATCAACACCAGAACCAACGCTACCAGTGCCGCTCCCCGGCTGATATCAAAGCCCACCTCTCCTTCTACCATCTCCCCGCGTTGTTTCCATTCGGCATGAGCATTGAGATAAAATACCCGCCCAGCCAAAATCAACGCCACCAGGAAATACAGGAAACTGAAGGCTGAGCCGGTGTCAGGCGCGGCATACATTTCGAAG of Anaerolinea thermophila UNI-1 contains these proteins:
- a CDS encoding DUF4129 domain-containing transglutaminase family protein; translated protein: MKDTKERMWDFSAGLLFWLALFFAAVRVQTTNWTVNLGLIQVEVFLSVIIGLALGASRFYPRLATFMGFLYTMTLLPWTLASLLRGETWLERVLLMVSRLQSAAEAIALNQPVRDPFFFLGLMCLIFWLAGIIGGYQLARYGRPWWGLGMAGIMVLIVDYSFEMYAAPDTGSAFSFLYFLVALILAGRVFYLNAHAEWKQRGEMVEGEVGFDISRGAALVALVLVLMGWYSPTLVNSFIPGTREQRELSQRFSRFRERISNAVFSLNSPAPVYVESLGETLALGQGSELSDDEVLRIKTERGRLAGGRFYWAGRIYDAYLDGQWVTTDVTAQGFGAGYALAQYDWQGRTEIGVDITNRISLLRTLYFPGAPISINRVVTAMVGPDGAEGPDITALILSPPLGAGESYSLRVSVPVPTQLQLQASASLPYPDWVEQRYLQLPPDFSPRIRQLAEQITAEANTPFEKADAITRWLRTSINYQTMIPPIPEGEDPMEWFLFEYRAGFCNYYATAEVLMLRAVGVPARMVVGYAEGTYLRDEEVFSVIGKDYHAWPEVYFPGIGWVPFEPTASQPELRFSLGEGDSSVGGVIIPPTPVIPSGAGPVGEVEPPAPIEEPPTPAEAAGRGLSVLLGVSAATALVFGLRRWKKTVLRETPFPVWLEQVIEKRGLQIPAWLKHWSQRAIRTPMERLFAVVPELLWVWGVPPRMDLTPAEQVANLKRVLPELAGEAQTLLEEYQRAMYSQRGYNIPRARQAAATLRLKGYQRWIARLMGIR